The Molothrus ater isolate BHLD 08-10-18 breed brown headed cowbird chromosome 29, BPBGC_Mater_1.1, whole genome shotgun sequence nucleotide sequence CATCTCTTCCAGTCAGTGGTGTGGTGGGTGTAGGGAATGGGATGCTGTAGTAATCCTgatgaataaaaacaaaagaaggcGTTTATCAGCTCTGTCCAAAGTGCAAAGCAGTATATTTGGGAGAGAGGAATTTCTGTACTCTAGCTGCAAGATATGTCTGAGTATTGCAGTCCAACCAGCCACATCAGGCTGATCACAACCTACAGCAGCCCCAGGTTTTTGTAGCATGTACCATCCCCCTCATCTGGCTATTAGAAGAACCAGATAAGGTCTACTGGTATGCAGCTCTTTAACTGGCTGGACTTTCCCCCCCTCTTCACAATAAAATGGACATGTCCTGTTGCTAAATAAAGCCCATTCTCATCAGGTATTTAGTCACTGGCTCTGTCATGGATCAGAGGTGAATCTCTATAATAGCCCTGCTGTTGGAACTCGTGCTCCTTGGCTCCACAAGGAATATTGCTGCATGAGTAACTCGTGCAGGCAGCTCCCCACGTGCCAAGGAGCAACTGATTAACTCCTCACTGCCGTTACAGAGGTGCATCCAATCAGCAACTCCATTCTGCCAGCTCTTCAGCTGACTTTGTCTCTAcccaaaagcagcaccaggggAAGTGGCATGTCCTTGTCATTCTGCAGTACTCACCAATGGGAATCTCGTCTGGAGCATTTGCAAGTCATCATATCCATACACCTGTGGCTAGAAAAAGAGCCAGGGATGACATTGGGGACATGGACAACATAAGGATTTTAGATTAAACATTTAGATAAACATGAGAGAAAGCCAGAAGTAGGCAGTCAGCAGCCACCAGGTGCAGGCAGCCAGAGCCTTGACACAGGCTGATGCTGCCAGAAGTTCCTGTGAGTTGCTCAAAGTGCTCTAGACCATAAAAGCTACTTAACAGTTTTCCTCTGGAAATCATCCTAAAACTGAAGTCTGTCCTCACCTTTAGGAGAGGGTGTGACACATACCCCTAGACTTTGTGGCTGCTGCTACCCTTGCCCTGAGTGCCCTTTGTCACACCATATTTCtaacacagctctgtgcttccACACACTGTGCTCTGCCCAAGGGCTCTTAAAAGGCTGGAGAGGCTTCAAAGAACAGACTATGGGGTGATCACAACACACATTTACCCCCACGGGCACATGGGAATTATGGAAAAAACCAGCAGGTCCAAACTCTGCCTGTCCAAGGCAATCCTACTGGGCTATGTCACAGTTTTTAGTTTCCCCACTATGCtacatccatccctccctgctgcagagggagctgggacacCACTGCCAAGTTCCACTCACCGGGTAGGCATGTAGCAACCCTGGAGCCATGATGTATGGATTAGGCAACAACGGTGGGactccaggagggagattgGGAGGGGCTTTTCctgaaaaaggaggagaaaggaaaagttcCACAGTGAAGCAAACAGCAGAAGCTCACTCTCTTAGCCCTCACACTGTTCTCTGGTAGCCAGGACAGTACCTGATGTGGTTGCAACAGAGCTGCGAGTCGAGGCCGTCACTGTGGAGttgctgctgaggctgaggcCCAGGCTGCTGACATTGCTGAGGCTGGAGGAAACGCTGACAACTGGTGGGGCAGCTGACACCGTGCTGGAGGAGGTGGAGAAAGTACTAGCAGAAGAATGGAGGCTTGCTTCACTCTCCACACTCGTGTGctaaggaaggaagggaggagagtCAGGGGATCAGGAGGATGGAAACAAGTGCACAGGTAGCACAGGACATTCACTGTGCTGAATATCATGCACCTCTGTCTGCATCTGGATCTTTCTGCAGTGAGCCTGGCTTAAGTCCAAAGTCCTGACAGCAGCCATTCCCTAATGCTTACAAATCTCTCTCGTGGTTCCATCCCAACTCATCTgtctgaggagcagagcagggcttgaCATCACATTTGCAGCAGGGTGATTTATTCTGCTGCAAAAGCCAATACCCAGGAACTGCACTGCAAGAGCTCCAGCAGTAGAGATATTTGGTTCCACTGCATCAGCTACCAGTTTGCTCTGACATGTGGCTGTGACTCTGCAGCACCTTCAAGGGCTACTACAGGCTCAAAAGAAAGCACTGCTCAGTCAGAAACAGGCAGGGTGTCAACAGCCTTGAGCCACAGGTGTACAGTGTTCTGACACAACCCTCTGTTGTCTCTCTCCACACAACATCCAGACTCCAGCAGGACatccagcagcctggcagctcctgccacaaCCACAGCCCCAAGGTCAGGCACCCCAGCAGACCCTGCCAAGCTGAGCAGAAACGGGGCACACAGTGGGAGATCATACCCAGACTCACCAGAAGGGTTGAAGTTGATGTTCGCCCAGAGGATGTGGATGAAGACAGACTGTTCTGCTGGGTGGGTAATGCACTgacaggaagagaaataaaacattgtCAGACCAAGGTGAGAGCCAACATCAGTAACACCATGCCATTTCCCATCTGCTTGAATGGGATGAGTCATCTTAGTCTTCCTCACTAGACAGACCCTGATGTCTGCTATAGATTCCTGCTTCTAGCTCTGCTTCTTCAGAAATCCACCCCTGACTCCCTCacctgctgagctgggcagtgctTGTACTGGGGAGCTCCTCGCTGtggctcaggctgctcagagctgttgAGTGTTGGCTGGCTGTTGTCAGCAGGGACGATGCAGACACCCCATCGTTGAGAGGGGCaatgctgggagcagagggggagtCGGATTTCACTGCAGGGCCCGTAGCACCTGAGAACAAAAGCTTTGGGTTAAGGGCAGCTACTGGCAGCTTCCAGAGGGTAACACAAGGGCAAGGATCAGCAAGTGCTCAGCTAGAGGAGCTGTGAGGTTGATTTGGAACAGTTATACACTTATGATTGTGTTCTATGTCTCACTTTACCCTAACACTACCACTGGCTCTGCAAAGAGCTTCAAGACCTACAAATGAAGTGCCTTTCACACACAAAGCAGAGTAAGTTATTGTCATAGGTGACCCTTCAAGGATCAGCACAAAGTTGAATGTTTTGAGGCAAACAATTAATCTGAATGGCAGCAATTAGTCCAGCAAGGAAAGGACTTGCTATTAGCACAGAAAAAACTCCTCATTCAAAGCAGAGAACACAAGAGATACAGGACACCCACTGTACTGGCAAGACTCTTACCTTCAACAGCCTGTGTGGTTTGTAATGGCGTGGGTTGTACAGAACTGAAACCATtctgaggaagaagagaaaaaaggagtaTTGGGCATTATTACTACACATTTCCAGAGGCAGAGCTAGTGTCACCTCTCTCTCACACTCCCTTGCACAGTTATGAAAAGGTCCTGCTACCAGCATGTGTCAGCAGACTGTGTTTGGGTCAGTCCCAAGGTCCAGCCCCATGCCAGCATGGTCCCCAAGTGGATGTGAGAGAAATCAGTGCAAGAAGTTTCTCAACACTCTCAATCCAAGCTCATTAGCCAAACCTGACATTACTGAGCTGGTGTGCAGCCTGCAAGAACGAAATCCataacacaaaacaaaattctttgtCTGCATGCCCCTCTAGCAGGGTACATGACACAACACATGCCCTGCAATCACCTTGACTGCTCAggcacaaaacacagcagccaCAAGAGAGCTCTCATTAGAGCCCACAAGCCACACAATGAGGCTGAAAGGTGACAGAACCCTTTGATAAGCCATTCAGCTTTCCCCAAGACACTTCACAAGTGAGGCTCACTCAGCACAACAGGTGAGCAAAGCTGCTGTCTTACCTTAGCCTGGGTCAGATCTTTCTGGGGCGAAGAGGAGATAGAATTTGGGTATCGCCTCGTCTGGGTGGATCTCTGTTCATACAGTGGTCCCTGAGCACTGTTCTGGGAGGTAAATGTTGCTGTCTGTATTGTGCCACTCTGGTAACCAGACTCCTGGCTTTGATTGGACGAAATTGTGGATGAAGATTCActacaaaagggaaaaaaaaaaaaaaaaagtgttcctCCATTTTGCTCTGAAACAGCCCTGCTGTAAGCTGCTGGCCCAGACTGAGCTCTTCACTTCAAATATTCAAGATAAAAAGCCCCAAGCATCAGTATAAAGGCACCAGATGAAGCAGCCAAGCCAAGAAACATGCCCAGAGAGCAGGGCTAGCCCAGCCATGGACATCCAACTGCAGCCTTGCCTCACACACTGCTGTGCCTTAGGCAACACTTCATGAGCTGCCACCACTCAGGTCCCAGTACTCAAGGGACTGGCCAGTTACTGAGGGTCAGCCCAACAGAAGACAAACACACCATCACTGAAGATACTCCTATCCCACTGTGTCCCAGTTTGCCAGGCAAAAAGAAGGACAAAGCACTCAGAATGTGTTCACTAGAGACGTGGAGCAGTTGTGCTGGGGATTCCCCATCTGTGTTTTCAACAACACAGTTTAAGGGAAGcagaaaaactattttctgtGCAAGTGCCACAGGCCAAAGAGCCACAGAGCTGCCCGATGAGTCTGCTGGCAACTTGTGCTTTGCTGTTGCATACGTTGTCCCCCCTTTATGACCAAAGCATAGTCAGAAAGGGTCTACTAGTATGCATGACAAGTCAAGTGCACAGGACCAACTTCCAAAGCTTCCTGCTTGGATTAAAGGCTCCTGGTGCTCACCTGGCCGAGCTGGTGTAGAGGCTGCTCTGAGACTGGCTAACGGCGGCGCTGGTTGTGGGCGTCGATTCATACTCAGCAAGAACAGGCTCTGAACCAAACTGTAATGCCCCAAACTGCAGGTTTAGCCCTGAGATATCTGAGGAGCCAGGCATTTCCACAGCAAGTGCAGGAATCTGCAAGGGAGGAACAACAGAATGGGTCAATCATTCCCAGGGATTAGGCCAGAGAATGATTTTATTGCCCTTGTTTCCCTGCACACAGTAGCAGTTATAGGCTTGCAGCCCCTGAATTACAGTGTTCAACCCAGGCAGGCACACAACTCCATCACCCCCACAAGCACTCACTGCTAACTAATAAAGTGctggaatgaataataaagtactggaatgctcttcccagggaggtggtagaatcaccatctctggatgtgtttataaaaagactggacatggaACTTGGTGTTAGagtctagttgaggtgttagggcataggttgaactcaatgatcttagagatctcttccaacctcatcattctgtgattctaacaAGAGGAAGGCCAAGCCCAGaccttccctgagcagcccaaaTGGCTGTTTCTGCAGCTCTAACACAACTCAATTGTCTCCTTCCCCACCACTGCACCTTTGATGTTAAcgatgcttttttcttttgctgcttgagcttctgctgtgctggctggggacTTGAGGACTGGTTGTCCGAGGAGCCTGGAGACATCTGGGGAACTGGATTGGTTTTGCTGGGCAGTGGTGAGGATGGAGGGGCCGGTGTGGTTGTGGAGGCAGTCACCACAGGCTGCTTCTCCTGCATGAACACTTCTATCATGGTTGAAGTTGATGTGAAGCCCTGACGCTTGGTGAAGGGACTATGCACGGAAGAGTCTGTTGGATTCTTGAGATCTATGGCACAAGACAGAGGTGAGTTAGCAGGGtttgtttccttaaaaataaatcaaattctGACACttagcaagaaaaagaaatccttttcctctctttcatcCTGAAGCTTGTTAGAGAGCAGAAAACTTAAgcatctctgctcccagcctcacACTCTCACTGCCATCAATGCCAAGCCTTTTTAAGCACTTTTTCCTTCAATTGCTTCCACCACCCCTACAGGACAAAGCCAACTTGCACGGCTAAAGTCCTCCATTCTCCAAGCAAAGCTGGGCTCCAGAGTCCCTCGTGTGGAGACACTGCATATCAGAGTCCTGCAGGCCACTTCCTTCCCATCTCTGTTAACAGTCCTGCATTCCACGGCCTCACCCTTCTCCTGCAGGGATGAGGTATCTCCAAGCAACATCACTGCTTGGGGCTGCCTACCCTCAGGTTTTTGCATCACCTTCCTCCTCTGACTAAGCCTTTCCACGGTTTATTCAAAATCAACTCCTATTCTCTGTGACTCTCCTCTGAGGCTTCTTGTCTGAGAAGATCAGAAGCTGCCAACACTGACTGTCACTAGGACAGGGCTCAATTTTTCTTCAGCTTAGATTTGAACCAGAGCCATTTCCCTATAAAAAGCACaagctgaaggaaatgaaactAGCACTCAGCCACAGCAAAACTCAGCTTCTCATGTGAAAAGAGCCTCTCAATCCCTGATTATTCCCTCATGCCAGCCCAGCAAGAGAGTTACTTCTTGGCATTTAACAGCAAATCCCCTTAAAAGATAACAGGAATTCAgcagggagaagagactgacaaGTCTCATATTTGGGAGCTATTCCCCACAGGTGCTCTTCCAGAACTTTTTCTGGCACAGCTttacaccagaaaaaaattctgcacaCTTGGAGAGGCTCAGGAACATCAGATCCCTGGCCCTGAACCTGTCTGGAACGACAAATTCAACTGTTCCAAGTATAAAAGGAACAGGGAGAGACTCACACACACACTATTACATTTCAGTCTCACCCACAGCTCTCTCTAATTTTCCCAGCTAAACTTCATGAGAGTTTACATTCAATGCAAAACCCATCTGCAGTTTAGAAACCTAAATTCCCACAGtcctcagattttttttggtgCCCTCATAGCAGTAGTGGGAAGGCTGCTTTCCAACTTGTGAGCAGATCCTCTGCTGAAtccctcccactgctgctccctgcagttcTGGGGGAACACATTCCCTcccctctgggagctgctgctcctccttaCCGTACTGCACCAGAGACGAGGTCTGTGTGGTGGATGCCATGtcccaggaagcagcagtggtgctcccagcaggctgggtgtgctgagctgccagctgagCCAGTGCCTGGGCTGTCTTGAACTGCTCCAGGAACTGGGACCCTGTGGTACTGCTGCCTTTGGCCTCCCCGACATCTCCAAAGCCTTTCCCCAACATGCTCACCTGCAATTTCAACAAGGAGAAAAAGTCAGTGTCTGCCATGGCTTGGAACTTGGCTCAGAGGACAGACACAGCTCTGAATATCATCCCAAATGCTCTGTACCCTGCTGCTTCTCACTGGGTGCCTCACTCAACACTCTTGAGCTCcaaatgcacacacactgctggcagGAAGGTTCTTTCCCAGCCTCCACCATGTGTGAACACAGGTATGTTCATCCCTTGCCCAACCCATGCCATGGTATGGTGTCACAGGGGGTTACAAAGGAAGTTAATAGACAggatctttaaaaaatatactgaATTATTCTCATGCATTCAGTTgcactaaaagaaaaacatcaggaGATCTTGGCTTTATagttaatttataatttatagtTAATGTGGTTTTGAAAATCTTTCCTCAACTATCTCACCATTAAGCAaacaatttttgtttctttttgctgaagTTACACAAAGCAGCATCTGCCCAAGTCTCTGCAGATCCCTGACTCTGACTCAAtgtctccttccttctcctgtcAGTGGGTGCCAGCATTCCATCCCACACCAGTCCCCAACCAGTTCTGTTTCTCAAACTGTTGGAATTGCAAGCCCTGGACTAaaagagcttttcctttcctttaagCAGGAATGAAGCATGTGTTGCAAATCTGAcaagggcagcaggggaggaatTATCACAATTATTTCAAATTGAGCAATGAACTTCAGGCCACTGCTTTTAAAGCAGACTAGCAAATTATTTCACTTTACCAGCCCCAAGCAGAGAGCATTAGGATTGTATTTCCTATATTACCCAAACAGACACAACAACAGGGGACAAAAACAACCTCAGGGAAACACCCACTGGGCAGAGACCAGCACTTCCTTACCATGCTGTGGTGAGAGAAGGAGTTTCCAGAGGCAGGCTGGGATAGAGCACTCTGTTTAGAATTGCTGAACAccagtggctgtgccagggaaggagtCTGGGATGACTCCAGGTTTGTTGACTCATTCTCCATAGAAGAGGGTGTCTTTCCTAGCAGGACTGCGAGATCAATTCTGGGTAGACAAAGACCCACTGAGGTTACCAAAGCTCCCACTTCCATGAGAACAAATTCCCCCTCGAGCCTCACAGCTTTTACTTTACAAATGGGAGGAATCTGAAGAACACCAACTCACAACTGCCAGTAGCAGCCTCAAAAAGACAGATTGACCAAGCAAGACCCTGCATGgcctttgattttaaataattttaaatgtataatAATTTAACACAGCAAAATTTCCCCAAACTTGAAGAATCAGCAATAGAGCCTAGGAAAATTCTAATCCAGGATTAGGACCCAATAACTCCAAAGTCAACTCTTCCATTGAAATCCACCCCACCTcattcagagctgctgcattttaGCTAGCTAGGAAGGTATAGCTGAATTTGGCAAATTGCTCTGGGACTCATGTGCCACTTTTCCCAGGTAAACAGCATCACCATGGGCTCTCACCTTTGTCCAGCTGTGATTGTCACATTctcagcagggagaggcacTGAAGACACATTGGAGGCTGTGAAGATCTTTGTCTCTGACAGCTGAAagataaaaaaggagaaaagaatcCAAAAGTGAGAACAGCACCTCATAAAAGTCCCTATGACACAAAGCACATGAATGTTTGAGACAAACAGCCACAGAAAAACTCAAAATTCAAGTGCTTAGACTGAAACTTCTCTAGCATTTGGCTCCCATCAGAATCAGCTtctatttcatttgtttctctCAGGCAAGTGTACAAATCATCTGccagtggaggaaaaaaaaacctctcaaatGCTTCTACAAATTTCCCATAGTCCATAAATCCCCTAGGGCTGCCCTAGGACTCTGGGCTGTTGCTCTGAGTCAATGGCATGCAGCACAGACCTGCAAGAGCCCCAGCACAGTAGGGGCAAGCACTGTAGCAAAGACAAAGAGAAACTTTGGATCCATAGCTAAGCTTTCAATAATCTGGGTTCACTTGGATGATCTGACCAACAGATCAGCTATGGAAGGGAAAATAACATTGCTCAAAATCTGCTGGAGGTTAGTGATGACCTGGCCTGAAACATGTCTGAACATGAACAGCTTCTATTCCAGACTGAGGAGCTGCTACAAACGTAACTGCAGAGTTTAAGAAGTAAATCCAGAACTCCTGGGAGCATCTCAGACACACTGAGGGTAAGACAGGCTCTTAGAAGCTCCCTTCTAGCAGAGACCTGACTGAACAAAGAAAAGCTGCTCATAtctccaaacacagcagcagtgcttccCCAGGTGGTGCCTGGCAAATCAATGCCTGCCATGCTTGCCCATTCTGTCAGCTGAGCCAAAATGAGCACACAAAACAATCACATTAAAATGCCCAACCCTGCTCCATCTGCAAGAACAGAACACAGCACTGGTGTTCCTTGATTCAGAGAGGGACTGAAGcccatttcagaagaaatttatAGACAGGCATTAAGAGAAGGTGCTAACAATGCCCACTCTCTCCTGGAGGAGATGAGGTCGAGAACACAAGGGGGTGGGACACACCAAAGATCATGTCAGAAGGTAAAGTCAAGAGCTTCTTTTCCATTCAAAtcacaaggagcagctgaggcacaTGATGTGCACGAAGCCatgaaactgctgctgctgtgatcaAAAGCAAAACTTCCCCCAACTGCCACACACCACAGCAGTGGAGCAAGAGCCCTGTGTGGAGTCAGGCCAGTTTTTGGAAGAATTCCATCTTGCAGTTACAGGAAAGGAGAGGACCAGCCTCAATGCCCCAGGAGATCTCCTCTGGCCATTATGACAAGCTCTAGAACACACATCCTGCAGAAGATCCAACAATCACTTATTGAtcagagctcctggggctggagcctgcCTGGGCTTCTGTCCAAAGTTTGGGGAGGatgggctggcagctctgtgtgtaCAGACAAGACAGcagcctgctggcagctgcacagaggagATGGCTTCAGGGAATACCTACATCTTCATTCCAGTCCTCCGTGCCCCATTCTTCTGTCGCTGCCCTCCATGCACCTATAAGGACAACAACAGGTACAGAAGTTATGCATGCATCAAAGCTCTGTGTCCAACAGCtgggggagcactggggagctttgcaggcagccaggaggaTTTCTATTTGCCAATCAGACAAGTTAAAGCAGTCAACCTCAACCCCAGGCTTTATGCTCAAGATAGGATCCccctctgccttgctgctgcaggctgggatggaaaaagagactgccaggctggcagacaGGGCAACACACATCCTGCCAACACCCATTAGGGAAGCTGAGCTCTGCAAGGAAggcccagcactgtccccagcctCCTTGTGCCATTTTCCTGGCTCCCCCTTGTAGTGCAGTAGCTGCAGGTTTGTGCAAGCAGTGTtaccccagcagctcctccctcgTGGCcttccagctctggcacaggatTTCACCATCCAGGCAAACCTCAAGTTTCTATAAAACTTAAGGATAACTGAGCCATTCCCATAGTTCATCTTCCACCCCACAAAAAAGTTTTGAAACCTCAGTGCTCCAGAACCTCCTGTGCTCAGGCAAATGGGattcagaaaagagaatttatgGGACTAAGcaattcctgccttttctgtgaCCAGTTTCAGAGATATGCTCAAAGTGTGCAGCTTGAAGTAccagggagaaaagcaggaaaccTCAGCTGCAATCCAGCACAGCAAAATTTAGGTGAGCAAAAATTtaccagaaaagaaagaattttgcCTGGCTGCATTTTCAACTTGTTCCAATCCTTGCTTCCATCACAGTTCAATTGCTGTACTTTGAATATTATGTGTCAGTTTCAGATTCCATTTAACAACTAAAATTTGGTTTGGGAAGAGAACAGGAGCTTTCACATCCCCAAAAACCTCAGAGCATAAAGAGCATAAAGCCAGTCCCATTTTGTGCAGCTTGCTTTCAGTTCACACAAACCAGAT carries:
- the UBAP2L gene encoding ubiquitin-associated protein 2-like isoform X3; translated protein: MMTSVGTTRARGSWEQTQTQSQTQHKQRPQATAEQIRLAQMISDHNDADFEEKVKQLIDITGKNQDECVIALHDCNGDVNRAINVLLEGNPDTHSWEMVGKKKGVSGQKESGQTEPSEESKENRDRERDFSRRRGGLPRRGRVRGQENGLDGGKSGGSSGRGTERGRRGRGRGRGGSGRRGGRFSAQGMGTFNPADYAEPASTDENYGNSNNTWNNTGSFEPDDGTRLDFIGGEGSNYPRKFDTAPGAWRAATEEWGTEDWNEDLSETKIFTASNVSSVPLPAENVTITAGQRIDLAVLLGKTPSSMENESTNLESSQTPSLAQPLVFSNSKQSALSQPASGNSFSHHSMVSMLGKGFGDVGEAKGSSTTGSQFLEQFKTAQALAQLAAQHTQPAGSTTAASWDMASTTQTSSLVQYDLKNPTDSSVHSPFTKRQGFTSTSTMIEVFMQEKQPVVTASTTTPAPPSSPLPSKTNPVPQMSPGSSDNQSSSPQPAQQKLKQQKKKASLTSKIPALAVEMPGSSDISGLNLQFGALQFGSEPVLAEYESTPTTSAAVSQSQSSLYTSSASESSSTISSNQSQESGYQSGTIQTATFTSQNSAQGPLYEQRSTQTRRYPNSISSSPQKDLTQAKNGFSSVQPTPLQTTQAVEGATGPAVKSDSPSAPSIAPLNDGVSASSLLTTASQHSTALSSLSHSEELPSTSTAQLSSALPTQQNSLSSSTSSGRTSTSTLLHTSVESEASLHSSASTFSTSSSTVSAAPPVVSVSSSLSNVSSLGLSLSSNSTVTASTRSSVATTSGKAPPNLPPGVPPLLPNPYIMAPGLLHAYPPQVYGYDDLQMLQTRFPLDYYSIPFPTPTTPLTGRDGSLSSNPYSGDLTKFGRGDASSPAPATTLAQPQQSQTQTHHTTQQTFLNPALPPGYSYTSLPYYTGVPGLPSTFQYGPAVFPVAPTSSKQHGVNVSVNASATPFQQPSGYGSHGYSTGVSVTSSNTGVPDISGSVYSKTQQSFEKQGFHTGTPAASFNLPSALGSGGPINPATAAAYPPTPFMHILTPHQQPHSQILHHHLQQDGQSGSGQRSQGSSIPQKSQANKSAYNSYSWGAN